Proteins encoded within one genomic window of Solenopsis invicta isolate M01_SB chromosome 10, UNIL_Sinv_3.0, whole genome shotgun sequence:
- the LOC105197708 gene encoding myotubularin-related protein 13 produces the protein MLSATTPTQPHEYTEMSRLADYFVVVGYDHEKERGGVSSGVILQRFPEKDWPDTPFIEGIEWFCQPQGWALSTERQEPRFFVSILTDIDANRHYCACMCFNETVSIVPSKPVDEEEDPVDGDSRPLVRAIPAIAHHSIMYAPKCLVLVSRLDYIETFRNCLGIIYTVYVENLGIPLETLVGNILGCIQVPPAGGPQVRFSIGAGDRQALQPPISPSLPITHTSVNLLFQQLGIRNVLVLFCAVMTEHKILFHSASYSRLTEGCRALTALMYPFRYSHVYIPLLPAALVEILSTPTPFIMGVHSSLKHEVAELMDVIVADLDGGSLTVPDGVSLALLPEPLLSQTQDALSLVLQPELACADYAFPPLATRAPHSPMLDKELRAVFMRTFAQLLQGYRSCLTLIRIHPKPVITFHKAAFLGERGLTDCDFTTRVLDCMFFTSFIAERGPPWRPCDVWDELYSNLSDQLKQETQDHRVILTHIQELAQQLYLNENPNPQPYVQKILKPPEGAFARIHQPLLPRINLEQVQAIIDEGLAKNNLKVRLSSLRPIQPRIVPMGPHISFVHDTRHLVSNSARRLEVLRNCINCIFENKISDARKTFPAVLRALKSKAARLALCMELSQHVVGNKAMLEHQQFDLVVRLMNCALQDDSSMDEHGVAAALLPLATAFCRKLCTGVIQFAYTCIQEHPVWQNQQFWEDAFYLDVQKDIKRLYLPGDNSPPRLMNDGILSPISPRDGKEFPYRDRYSIYQAQEPSALEIAADQMRIWLSIDPEKQKELVNSEESTMYSQAIHYANRMVYLLVPLDIGSKTHRQDHIYDDERASNSITNSVASDSGDAESGFEETDPGETGSAVIRMVSRFVDRVCTEGGVSAEHVRCLHQMVPGVVHMHIETLEAVHRESKRLPPIQKPKILTPNMLPGEEVIMDGLRVYLLPDGREESSSGLPKIPPLLPAEGAIFLTNYRIVFKGIPCDPFACEQLVVRAFPVTSLTKEKRVAVQHLAHLDQCLQEGLQLRSCTFQLIKLAFDEEVTPENIDTLRKLVHKARYPPHIFHHFAFNGQVLVTQTAHHKGKEKNATLKGFAKKTLLKTARKAGFKPKQSSKRQKYVLPNMNLINSNNKYMTSPGRMSLPMTDNNDLSHDDDLSVDDFEIPGVVTQPPTDAKTLERLSERSYVRDWYRLGLYSNGPHNNRRNEPFRLTSVNCAYMICRSYPALLIVPTSVSDESIRRFCRLHRHSRMPVVTWRHPRTKALLIRGAGYHGKGVMGMLKAHPTSGSNLKTTSSETTSSLEQEKYMMALVAATPLSVLRQGSAWGMSDSSLSIDSLLLAAEDRNATPEQSRRNPFNKPLGTLSSSGGKGPKNFARWGSLKDKRHNSQASLTSVHHQRGTVRHSADSDSGTECVHTFQRAALYILGEKAHMKGVKAESTPKTDFIPVEYYDVRHTKAAFKKLMRACVPSSPNVEPDQSFYRLIESSEWLQQLQSLMQLAGAVIDLMDMQGSSVAVCLEDGWDTTTTVCSVAQVCLDPHYRTIDGFRTLIEKEWLGFGHRFGHRSNLAANSQTTNFTPTFLQFLDIVHQIQKQFPLAFEFNEYYLKFLAYHSVSCRFRTFLLDCEFDRVECGITAIEDKRGSLTSHHKGVDTGSDDDTIYPGGRLAGTNKQTLGCNLGQSIFDYIEKQHARCPLFYNFMYTPNTENPVLRPVSHLPSLDIWQFYLEEELAHGPAYDLEVLQQDSQQEEEAEAADGVVKSNRKVVTQGYDGVSTMVPDQFSHLLEEIHKLETELGHLPQKWKVLWDKLELPNTDSLARHASFSTALVRYHGRLIHKRSTLELLLRGKLAGGSTTGNEGSVYAHPHRFERLDSATPTHCDACSGVLWGPVKAGLRCIDCGHVCHDKCADAVPKNCTKYKAVTDNLQTHTLTRSGGDNGSVNSSVTTIQTSSQQYYEQFSSNVAENRTHEGYLYKRGALLKGWKQRWFVLDSIKHQLRYYDAVEDSHCKGYIDLAEVVSVTPAAPMPGPPKKTDDKSFFDLRTNRRTYNFCAADATTAQEWIEKVQACLQ, from the exons ATGTTGAGCGCAACCACCCCCACTCAGCCCCACGAATACACCGAGATGTCTCGGTTAGCCGACTACTTTGTCGTAGTCGGCTACGACCACGAGAAAGAAA GGGGTGGTGTAAGTAGTGGAGTTATATTACAACGATTTCCAGAGAAAGATTGGCCAGATACACCTTTCATTGAGGGAATAGAATGG TTTTGTCAACCTCAAGGATGGGCCTTATCAACGGAGAGGCAAGAACCACGCTTCTTTGTCTCGATATTGACAGATATCGACGCAAATCGACATTATTGCGCTTGCATGTGTTTCAACGAAACGGTATCGATCGTGCCAAGCAAACCCGTGGACGAGGAGGAGGATCCTGTAGACGGAGATAGTCGCCCCTTGGTCAGGGCGATACCCGCCATTGCACACCATAGCATTATGTACGCACCCAAATGTCTGGTGCTGGTTTCCAGACTGGATTACATAGAAACGTTTAGA AACTGTCTTGGCATTATATACACGGTATATGTAGAAAATCTTGGTATACCGTTAGAGACATTAGTTGGAAACATATTAGGATGTATTCAAGTACCTCCTGCTGGTGGGCCACAGGTACGATTCAGTATCGGAGCAGGGGATCGTCAGGCACTTCAACCACCAATTAGTCCTTCTCTTCCTATAACTCATACTagtgtaaatttattatttcagcaACTAG GTATTCGCAATGTGTTAGTATTATTTTGTGCAGTCATGACAGAACACAAGATACTTTTTCATTCAGCTAGTTATTCTCGATTGACCGAGGGGTGTCGCGCTTTGACAGCATTAATGTATCCGTTCAGATATTCGCACGTTTACATTCCTCTTTTGCCAGCTGCTTTAGTCGAAATACTCAGTACTCCGACGCCATTTATTATGGGTGTGCACAGTTCGTTGAAACACGAAGTTGCTGAACTT ATGGATGTAATAGTTGCCGATCTGGACGGAGGTTCTTTAACAGTTCCGGATGGCGTTTCGCTTGCTTTACTACCGGAACCATTGCTTTCGCAGACGCAGGACGCGTTGTCCTTGGTGTTGCAGCCAGAATTGGCGTGCGCGGATTACGCGTTTCCTCCGCTCGCCACCAGGGCTCCGCATTCTCCCATGCTCGACAAAGAACTCCGAGCAGTATTTATGAGAACCTTTGCTCAATTGTTGCAAGGATATCGAAGCTGTCTGACGTTGATACGAATACATCCAAAGCCCGTTATCACTTTCCACAAGGCCGCATTTCTAGGGGAGAGAGGTTTAACAGACTGCGACTTCACCACGAGAGTTCTGGATTGTAtgttttttacttcttttatcGCGGAAAGAGGTCCACCGTGGAGGCCTTGCGATGTATGGGACGAATTGTACAGTAATTTAAGCGATCAGCTGAAGCAAGAAACGCAGGATCATCGAGTTATCTTGACGCATATCCAAGAACTAGCGCAACAGTTATACTTGAACGAAAACCCGAATCCTCAGCCATATGTGCAGAAGATTCTGAAGCCGCCTGAGGGCGCGTTTGCGAGAATTCACCAGCCTCTCTTGCCACGTATCAATTTGGAGCAGGTTCAAGCGATCATCGACGAGGGCCTTGCGAAGAACAATCTCAAAGTCAGATTGTCGTCTCTGCGACCGATTCAACCTCGTATCGTGCCTATGGGCCCACACATCTCATTTGTTCATGATACTAGACATCTGGTTAGCAACTCGGCTCGTAGGCTAGAAGTGTTGCGCAATTGCATCAACTGTATATTCGAAAATAAAATCTCGGACGCTCGCAAGACGTTTCCAGCCGTCTTGCGAGCTCTAAAGAGTAAAGCGGCTCGGTTAGCGCTCTGCATGGAGTTGTCGCAGCACGTGGTCGGAAACAAGGCTATGCTGGAGCATCAGCAATTCGATTTAGTTGTACGTTTGATGAATTGCGCGCTGCAAGACGACTCTTCGATGGACGAGCACGGAGTTGCCGCTGCACTGCTGCCGCTCGCCACCGCATTCTGCAGGAAATTATGCACCGGCGTAATTCAATTCGCATACACCTGCATCCAGGAGCACCCCGTATGGCAGAACCAACAGTTTTGGGAAGACGCGTTCTATCTAGACGTGCAAAAAGACATCAAACGTCTGTATCTACCGGGTGACAATTCGCCACCTAGGCTCATGAACGATGGTATTCTGAGTCCTATCAGCCCTCGGGATGGTAAGGAATTTCCGTACCGCGATCGATATTCCATCTATCAGGCTCAGGAACCATCGGCGTTAGAGATAGCCGCGGATCAGATGCGGATCTGGTTGTCCATCGATCCTGAGAAGCAGAAGGAACTCGTAAATAGCGAGGAGAGCACCATGTACAGCCAGGCCATTCACTATGCCAACAGAATGGTCTATCTACTAGTGCCGTTAGACATCGGCTCGAAAACTCATCGTCAGGATCACATCTACGACGACGAGCGGGCGAGTAACAGCATCACGAATAGCGTGGCGAGCGACAGCGGCGACGCCGAATCTGGATTCGAGGAGACCGACCCGGGTGAGACTGGTAGTGCCGTCATTCGAATGGTTTCGCGATTCGTCGATCGCGTGTGCACCGAAGGCGGCGTTAGCGCCGAGCACGTGCGTTGCCTACATCAAATGGTTCCGGGTGTCGTTCATATGCACATCGAGACGCTAGAGGCAGTCCACCGGGAGAGCAAGAGGTTACCACCGATACAAAAACCGAAGATTCTGACACCGAACATGTTGCCTGGCGAAGAGGTGATAATGGACGGCTTGCGCGTTTATCTGCTGCCGGACGGCAGGGAGGAGAGCTCCTCAGGACTACCCAAGATACCGCCTCTCTTGCCAGCCGAAGGTGCAATCTTCCTCACCAATTATAGGATAGTGTTCAAGGGTATACCTTGCGATCCGTTCGCCTGCGAACAATTAGTCGTCCGTGCTTTCCCCGTGACGTCTTTGACTAAGGAGAAGCGTGTCGCTGTGCAACATCTGGCGCACTTGGATCAATGCCTTCAGGAAGGTCTGCAATTACGTTCTTGTACGTTCCAGTTGATAAAATTGGCCTTTGACGAGGAAGTTACGCCTGAGAATATCGATACCCTGAGGAAATTAGTGCACAAAGCTAGGTATCCACCGCACATTTTTCATCATTTCGCGTTCAATGGTCAAGTTTTGGTCACGCAAACGGCGCATCATAAGGGCAAAGAGAAAAATGCTACCTTGAAGGGCTTCGCGAAAAAAACGCTATTGAAGACCGCGCGAAAGGCCGGTTTCAAGCCGAAACAATCGTCGAAGCGACAAAAGTACGTGTTACCGAATATGAATCTCATTAACAGCAACAACAAGTACATGACGTCTCCTGGCCGAATGAGTCTACCGATGACCGATAACAACGATCTTAGCCATGATGACGATCTCAGCGTAGACGATTTCGAGATACCCGGCGTGGTGACGCAACCGCCGACCGACGCCAAGACCCTCGAACGTTTATCCGAGCGTAGCTACGTCAGGGACTGGTACCGACTAGGACTCTATTCAAACGGGCCGCATAACAATCGTCGCAACGAACCCTTCCGACTCACCTCAGTGAACTGCGCTTACATGATTTGCCGAAGCTATCCTGCGCTTCTGATTGTGCCTACTTCCGTGTCAGACGAGAGCATTCGGCGATTCTGCAGACTTCATCGTCATAGTAGAATGCCGGTTGTCACGTGGAGACATCCGCGAACTAAAGCATTGTTAATTAGAGGCGCAGGTTATCACGGAAAAGGCGTGATGGGCATGCTGAAGGCCCATCCAACTTCCGGCAGTAATCTGAAGACCACGTCTTCGGAGACCACTTCCTCTCTGGAGCAGGAGAAATATATGATGGCGCTCGTTGCCGCGACACCACTCTCCGTATTGCGACAAGGTTCCGCTTGGGGTATGTCTGACAGCTCTCTAAGTATAGACTCTCTATTACTAGCAGCAGAAGATCGTAACGCCACGCCTGAACAATCGCGTCGCAATCCATTTAACAAACCCCTCGGAACTCTCAGTTCGTCGGGCGGCAAAGGTCCCAAGAATTTTGCTCGATGGGGTTCCCTAAAGGATAAAAGACACAACTCGCAGGCTTCCTTAACTTCTGTTCATCATCAGCGCGGAACTGTCAGACATTCCGCAGATTCCGATAGTGGTACGGAATGCGTTCACACGTTTCAACGCGCCGCTCTCTACATCCTGGGGGAAAAGGCGCATATGAAAGGCGTGAAGGCAGAGTCCACTCCCAAGACGGACTTTATTCCGGTAGAATATTACGACGTGAGGCATACGAAGGCTGCATTTAAGAAGCTGATGCGAGCGTGCGTGCCTAGCTCACCGAATGTGGAACCCGATCAGAGCTTCTACAGACTTATAGAGAGCTCAGAATGGTTACAGCAATTGCAAAGTCTTATGCAACTAGCGGGAGCGGTTATAGACCTCATGGACATGCAAGGCTCGTCAGTGGCTGTTTGCTTGGAAGATGGTTGGGACACCACGACCACCGTTTGCTCAGTAGCGCAGGTGTGTCTCGATCCGCATTACCGAACGATCGACGGCTTCAGGACTTTGATCGAGAAGGAATGGCTTGGATTCGGGCATAGATTCGGCCACAGAAGTAATCTCGCCGCAAATTCGCAAACGACAAACTTCACACCTACGTTTCTACAGTTCCTTGATATAGTGCATCAGATACAGAAACAGTTTCCCCTGGCCTTCGAATTCAACGAGTACTATTTGAAGTTCTTAGCTTATCACTCGGTGTCCTGCCGCTTTCGTACATTTTTGTTGGACTGCGAATTTGACAGAGTAGAGTGCGGTATCACCGCCATTGAAGATAAAAGAGGTTCCTTGACGAGTCATCACAAAGGCGTGGACACCGGTAGCGATGACGACACGATCTATCCTGGTGGTAGACTAGCGGGAACAAACAAGCAAACACTCGGCTGCAATCTCGGGCAAAGTATATTTGATTACATAGAAAAGCAGCATGCGAGATGTCCgttgttttacaattttatgtatACACCGAACACGGAGAATCCCGTTCTACGACCAGTCTCGCATCTGCCGAGTCTGGATATCTGGCAATTTTATCTGGAAGAGGAATTGGCACACGGTCCAGCATACGATCTAGAAGTGCTGCAGCAGGATTCTCAGCAGGAGGAAGAGGCCGAGGCTGCGGACGGTGTGGTCAAGAGCAACCGTAAAGTAGTCACTCAGGG ATACGATGGAGTCAGTACAATGGTGCCCGATCAGTTCTCGCATCTTTTGGAGGAAATTCACAAATTGGAGACCGAATTAGGACATCTACCGCAAAAATGGAAAGTGCTCTGGGATAAACTCGAGCTGCCAAACACTGACTCCCTTGCT CGACACGCGTCGTTCAGTACGGCACTCGTACGATATCACGGTCGATTGATTCACAAACGTTCTACTTTAGAATTGTTATTGCGCGGAAAACTTGCCGGTGGAAGCACCACCGGAAATGAAGGTTCTGTGTATGCACATCCACACAG ATTCGAACGATTGGATTCCGCAACGCCAACTCATTGTGACGCGTGTTCCGGCGTGTTATGGGGTCCCGTGAAGGCAGGATTAAGATGCATCGATTGTGGCCACGTATGTCACGACAAATGCGCCGACGCTGTGCCAAagaattgtacaaaatataagGCTGTGACGGATAATCTTCAGACTCATACGCTTACGAGAAGTGGCGGTGATAACGGAAGCGTAAATTCAA GCGTAACAACCATACAAACTTCGTCCCAGCAATATTATGAACAATTCTCGAGTAATGTAGCAGAAAACAGAACGCACGAAGGCTATCTTTATAAACGGGGAGCTTTATTAAAGGGCTGGAAACAAAGATGGTTCGTACTAGATTCTATAAAGCATCAACTAAGATATTACGACGCAGTGGAAGACTCGCACTGCAAAGGATACATAG ATTTAGCTGAGGTAGTATCTGTTACTCCAGCTGCGCCGATGCCCGGACCACCAAAGAAAACAGACGATAAATCCTTCTTTGAT CTTCGTACAAATAGACGGACATATAACTTCTGCGCTGCCGACGCAACCACAGCGCAGGAATGGATCGAAAAGGTTCAAGCGTGCTTACAATAA